TAAATTCCCGATGCGATAATAATCAGGGATATCAAATCCATCAAAGTGAAGCCATCATTATAAGTAAAATGGAAAATAGTGAACATTTCAAAATATGGAGGCGCAGGTAAAATAACCATTGCAAAACCTAATGTAATCATCAGGAAGCCCATTATAACTTGTACAATCTTGGCAAAGGTTTCCTTAAATCTGATTTTTTTTGCCTGTTTAGAATCTAAATAATTGCTATTCAACAAGATTTCCAATTGATTCAACTTCTCTAAACTATCTATTTCACCAATACTAACCTCTTTTATTTCTGATATAAATTGTTTCTGACTAAGTTTCTTTTCTACGACACTATTAAATTTCTTCTGGATATCTTTAATACTGGACGAATCTAAATCGCTTTTATCCAGCAGTTTCAACAATTCATCTAAACGGGCTTCTACCTCTAGATTTTTACCCTCTAAAGCTTCGAACTGCCTAATCTGTTTGGATATGTTTTTTTCTTTTGACAAAATCTTGTTTATTTGTTCAAATATACCTTCGTTTTAATGGTAAAAGTTTCCATCATCACAGTCAATTTCAATCAGCCCGAAGTAACTGTTGAATTAATTAATTCCATCAATCTGCATTACAAAGATTATCCTCTGGAAGTAATCGTTGTCGATAACGGAAGTAAAAATAACCATGAAAATACTTTTAAAGAACTTTTTCCTGATATTATTTTCATTAGGTCTGACAAAAATTTAGGCTTTGCCGGAGGGAACAATCTTGGTTTTAAAGTTGCACAGGGAGAATATATTCTGCTATTAAATAATGATACAGAGGTAATTGAAGGCTTTATAGAGAAACTTATAGAACAATTTGAAAGTAATCCAAAAATTGGTTTGTTATCTCCTCTCATTCTTTATTTCGATCGTAAAAATCTGGTACAATATGCGGGATTTACTCCCATGGACTACCTAACCGCCCGAAACTCCTGCATTGGCCAGTTCGAAATAAATAAAGGCCAGTTTAATCATACGCAACAGACTGGTTACTGCCATGGCGCCGCTGTTATGTGCAGAAAAAGCGATCTGGAGAAAGCAGGCTACATGGAAGAAAGCTACTTTCTCTATTATGAAGAATTAGACTGGTGCGAGAAATTTAAACGGATTGGTAAAGAGATATGGTTTACCGGAAAAACACATATTTACCATAAGGAATCTGTTAGTGTGGGAAAAGAAAGTCCGTTAAAAACCTATTTTTTCACAAGAAACAGAATGTTATTCATCCGCAGGAATACAGGACTATTAAATACACTCTTGTTTTGGATTTATTATAGTCTGATAGCATGCCCCAGAATGATTATCAACTATCAAAAAAAAGGGAAGAGAAATCTGGTAAAATGGGTATACAAAGGACTTCTTTGGAACTTCACACACAATAAGAACAGTAAAAATTTAGGTTACGACATTCCTGGCTAAAACATTATTATGATTACTTTTTTTTGGATCGGCATTTTTATCATTATTTACAGCTTTATTGGCTACGGTTTACTCCTTTATGTTATTGTAAAAATCAAATCATTATTGAAAAAGCCGGCTACATTTGCCATTCCTGAAAATCTGCCTAGCTTAACTTTATTGGTCGCCGCCTATAACGAGCAAGACTTTATTCGAGAAAAGATAAAAAACTGTTTATCTCTAAAATACGATAAAAGCAAACTACAGATTCTGTTTATTACAGATGGTTCCTCTGATGCAACTCCTGAAATTATTTCCGGCTACGCCGAAATAGATTTACTTCACGAAAACATAAGGGCAGGCAAAATGGCAGCAATAAAAAGGGCTATGCCTTCAATACAGTCTGAAATCACTGTCTTTACTGACGCCAATACATTTTTAAACGAAGACGCTTTGTTGCAGTTGGTTAAACACTACCAAAATCCAAAAGTTGGTGCCGTTGCCGGAGAAAAAAGAATTCAGGTAGATGAAAAATCCGATGCCAGTTCTGCCGGAGAAGGTTTCTACTGGAAGTATGAATCCAAATTAAAGAAATGGGATTACGAATTGTATTCGAATGTAGCTGCCGCAGGCGAATTATTCAGCATAAAAACTCAACTGTATCCTCCCGTTGAAAGCGATACAATTATTGATGACCACATGATTGCGATGCGTATTGCTGAAAAAGGATATATCATTGCCTACGAACCAGAAGCTTATGCTATGGAAACGGCATCAGAAAATTCTGCGGAAG
This genomic interval from Pseudopedobacter saltans DSM 12145 contains the following:
- a CDS encoding glycosyltransferase family 2 protein; translated protein: MITFFWIGIFIIIYSFIGYGLLLYVIVKIKSLLKKPATFAIPENLPSLTLLVAAYNEQDFIREKIKNCLSLKYDKSKLQILFITDGSSDATPEIISGYAEIDLLHENIRAGKMAAIKRAMPSIQSEITVFTDANTFLNEDALLQLVKHYQNPKVGAVAGEKRIQVDEKSDASSAGEGFYWKYESKLKKWDYELYSNVAAAGELFSIKTQLYPPVESDTIIDDHMIAMRIAEKGYIIAYEPEAYAMETASENSAEELKRKIRISAGGIQSIFRLKKAANPFINPVLTFQYISHKVLRWAATPSLLIIILLLNILIVNRYPQLRFYHLTLMLQAVFYTAALLGWILEKKKIKMKMFFVPYYFCLMNYAALAGTIRYFKGQQSAAWEKAKRKI
- a CDS encoding glycosyltransferase family 2 protein, with amino-acid sequence MVKVSIITVNFNQPEVTVELINSINLHYKDYPLEVIVVDNGSKNNHENTFKELFPDIIFIRSDKNLGFAGGNNLGFKVAQGEYILLLNNDTEVIEGFIEKLIEQFESNPKIGLLSPLILYFDRKNLVQYAGFTPMDYLTARNSCIGQFEINKGQFNHTQQTGYCHGAAVMCRKSDLEKAGYMEESYFLYYEELDWCEKFKRIGKEIWFTGKTHIYHKESVSVGKESPLKTYFFTRNRMLFIRRNTGLLNTLLFWIYYSLIACPRMIINYQKKGKRNLVKWVYKGLLWNFTHNKNSKNLGYDIPG